A genome region from Vicia villosa cultivar HV-30 ecotype Madison, WI unplaced genomic scaffold, Vvil1.0 ctg.001168F_1_1, whole genome shotgun sequence includes the following:
- the LOC131633705 gene encoding glucan endo-1,3-beta-glucosidase-like, with the protein MSQKPMATFTLSPSLLPLLLLFHLAATVTSIGVNYGTLGDNLPPPATVANFLKTNTIIDSVKIFDVSPQILQAFANTGISVTVTAPNGDIAALAQIDSARQWVVAHIKPFHPQTKIKYILVGSEVLHWGDTAMIRNLVPAMRTLHAALAAEGITDIKVNTAHSLAILRQSLPPSAGQFRPGFAKYFLGPMLKFLRQTKTPFMVNPYPYFGYNPKNANFALFRPNRGLFDRNTKLRYTNQFDALMDAVHSAMKALGYGDVDIAVGETGWPSVCDGWDACSVANAQSYNGQLIRHLAEGKGTPLMPNRRFETYIFALFNENQKPGPIAEHNWGLFHPDFTSVYDAGILRNGQKPVAPVKGGGQTPTPRPVVGGQKWCVPKADASAGALQANINYVCSQGIDCRPIQPGGVCYAVNNVKALATYAMNAYYQANGKHDFNCDFSNSGVVTSVNPSHDNCRI; encoded by the exons ATGTCACAAAAACCAATGGCCACCTTCACCCTTTCACCTTCCCTTCTCCCCCTCCTCCTCCTCTTCCACCTCGCCGCCACCGTTACCTCCATCGGCGTCAACTATGGCACCCTCGGAGACAACCTCCCACCACCAGCCACCGTAGCAAACTTCCTCAAAACAAACACAATCATCGACAGTGTGAAGATCTTCGATGTTAGCCCTCAGATCCTTCAGGCCTTTGCCAACACCGGGATCTCCGTCACCGTGACTGCGCCAAACGGCGATATCGCCGCGTTGGCGCAGATTGATTCGGCGAGGCAATGGGTTGTGGCCCATATTAAACCTTTTCATCCTCAGACGAAGATTAAATATATTCTTGTGGGAAGTGAAGTTCTTCATTGGGGTGATACTGCTATGATTCGGAACCTTGTTCCTGCCATGAGAACGCTTCATGCTGCTCTTGCTGCCGAGGGCATTACCGACATTAAG GTGAATACAGCGCATTCCTTAGCAATATTGCGACAATCATTACCACCAAGTGCAGGCCAATTCAGACCAGGATTTGCAAAATACTTTTTAGGACCAATGTTGAAATTCCTAAGACAAACAAAAACACCATTTATGGTAAACCCATATCCATATTTCGGTTACAATCCAAAAAACGCCAACTTCGCGTTGTTCAGACCAAACCGTGGCTTATTCGACCGGAACACAAAACTAAGATACACTAACCAATTCGATGCTTTAATGGACGCGGTTCATTCGGCAATGAAGGCTCTTGGGTATGGTGATGTTGACATTGCTGTTGGTGAAACGGGTTGGCCTTCAGTTTGTGACGGTTGGGATGCTTGTAGTGTGGCGAATGCTCAGAGTTATAACGGTCAGTTGATTAGGCATTTGGCTGAAGGAAAAGGGACACCGTTGATGCCGAATAGGCGGTTTGAGACTTATATTTTTGCTTTGTTTAACGAGAATCAGAAACCTGGTCCAATTGCTGAACATAATTGGGGACTCTTTCATCCTGATTTCACTTCTGTTTATGATGCTGGAATCTTGCGTAACGGACAG AAACCAGTAGCACCTGTAAAAGGAGGAGGACAAACGCCAACGCCACGTCCCGTAGTTGGAGGGCAGAAATGGTGTGTGCCAAAGGCTGATGCGAGTGCTGGAGCCTTACAAGCGAATATAAACTACGTTTGCAGCCAAGGAATTGATTGCAGACCGATCCAACCGGGAGGAGTTTGCTATGCTGTTAACAATGTTAAGGCACTTGCGACTTATGCCATGAATGCTTATTATCAGGCTAATGGAAAACATGATTTCAACTGCGACTTTTCTAACTCCGGTGTTGTAACTTCTGTCAACCCAA GTCATGATAATTGTAGAATCTGA